One window of Centropristis striata isolate RG_2023a ecotype Rhode Island chromosome 21, C.striata_1.0, whole genome shotgun sequence genomic DNA carries:
- the scd gene encoding acyl-CoA desaturase, with protein MTEAEALEKKQHKSSNGNVLPEPTTEDVFDHTYKEKEGPKPPMIIVWRNVVMMTLLHIGAVYSLFLIPSASSSTLLWSVLCFLISALGVTAGAHRLWSHRSYKATLPLKIFLGVANSMAFQNDIFEWARDHRVHHKYSETDADPHNACRGFFFAHIGWLLVRKHPDVIEKGRRLELSDLRADKVVMFQRKYYKLSVLLMCFFVPMFVPWYLWGESLWVAYFIPALLRYTLVLNATWLVNSAAHMWGNRPYDKNINPRENKFVTFSAIGEGFHNYHHTFPFDYATSEFGCKLNITTCFIDVMCFLGLAKDCKRVSHETVLARLQRTGDGSHRSG; from the exons ATGACGGAGGCGGAGGCGTTGGAGAAGAAGCAGCACAAGTCGAGCAACGGAAATGTTCTTCCAGAGCCCACCACAGAAGACGTGTTTGATCACACATACAAAGAGAAAGAAGGCCCCAAACCTCCCATGATCATCGTATGGAGAAATGTCGTTATGATGACACTATTACATATAGGTGCCGTGTACAGCTTGTTCCTCATCCCTTCAGCATCTTCTTCGACCTTGCTTTGGT CCGTACTTTGTTTTCTAATAAGTGCTTTAGGAGTTACTGCAGGAGCTCATCGCCTGTGGAGTCACAGATCCTACAAGGCCACATTACCTCTAAAGATCTTTCTTGGTGTTGCTAACTCCATGGCTTTTCAG AATGATATCTTTGAGTGGGCTCGAGACCACAGGGTTCACCACAAATATTCAGAGACAGATGCTGACCCTCACAACGCCTGCCGGGGCTTTTTCTTTGCTCACATTGGCTGGCTGTTGGTACGCAAGCACCCTGACGTCATCGAGAAAGGACGTAGGCTGGAGCTCAGTGACCTGAGGGCCGACAAAGTTGTAATGTTCCAAAGGAA GTATTACAAGCTGTCTGTGCTGCTCATGTGCTTCTTCGTCCCCATGTTCGTGCCTTGGTACCTGTGGGGGGAGTCTCTGTGGGTGGCCTACTTCATCCCCGCTCTGCTGAGGTACACCTTGGTGCTGAACGCCACCTGGCTGGTCAACAGTGCCGCTCACATGTGGGGAAACCGTCCCTATGACAAGAACATCAACCCCAGGGAGAACAAGTTTGTCACGTTCAGCGCTATAG GTGAGGGATTCCACAACTACCACCACACGTTCCCCTTTGACTATGCAACCAGCGAGTTTGGCTGCAAGTTGAACATTACCACTTGTTTCATCGACGTCATGTGCTTCTTGGGCCTGGCCAAAGACTGCAAGAGGGTGTCCCACGAGACGGTCCTCGCCCGATTACAGCGCACCGGAGACGGAAGCCACCGGAGTGGCTAA
- the dnajb12b gene encoding dnaJ homolog subfamily B member 12b: protein MEVNRDEAERCIDIATAALSNEQPEKAQRFLEKAQRLFPTEKAKVLLELIAKNGFTPRPGVHSDFSGVSGPRQRQTNGDTRPEEKPSDTSKSYTADQLEAVRRIKQCKDFYEILGVQADASEDELKRSYRKLALKFHPDKNHAPGATEAFKAIGNAYAVLSNSNKRRQYDQCGEERRHPSEHGPDNGNFEPDISPEDLFNMFFGGGYPSSNANVYTNGRMRYPRRERRERQRDGGLALFVQVMPILILVIVSALSQIMVNSPLYSLSFRPSAGYTQKRLTENLKVPYYVGEHFSREVTGLNLKNVERTVEDDYISSLRNNCWKEKQQKEGMLYRARYFGDTDLYQRAQRARTPSCAKLSEITASLHA, encoded by the exons ATGGAAGTAAACAGGGACGAAGCGGAGCGCTGCATTGACATTGCGACTGCGGCGCTAAGCAACGAGCAGCCGGAGAAGGCGCAGAGGTTCCTGGAGAAGGCGCAGAGACTCTTCCCGACAGAGAAAGCGAAGG TACTGCTGGAGCTTATTGCAAAGAATGGATTTACACCGAGACCAGGCGTTCACTCAGACTTCAGTGGGGTCTCGGGGCCCCGACAGCGGCAGACCAACGGTGATACCAGACCTGAAGAGAAGCCATCAGACACTTCAAAATCCTACACAGCAGATCAgctagaggctgtgaggag GATAAAACAATGTAAAGACTTCTATGAAATCCTTGGGGTCCAGGCAGATGCCTCTGAGGATGAACTCAAAAGATCATATCGAAAACTTGCTTTGAAATTCCATCCAGACAAGAATCACGCTCCAGGTGCTACAGAGGCGTTTAAAG CTATCGGGAATGCGTATGCTGTCCTGAGTAATTCTAACAAAAGAAGGCAGTACGACCAGTGTGGCGAAGAGAGGAGGCACCCCTCAGAACATGGCCCAGACAATGGAAACTTTGAGCCAGATATCTCCCCTGAAGACCTCTTTAACATGTTCTTTGGAGGAGGTTATCCGTCAA GTAATGCTAATGTGTACACGAATGGGCGGATGCGTTACCCAAGGCGAGAGAGAAGAGAGCGGCAGCGGGAC gGAGGTCTGGCTCTCTTCGTGCAGGTCATGCCTATCCTCATCCTGGTTATTGTGTCAGCGCTCAGTCAGATCATGGTCAACAGCCCCCTCTACAGCCTCAGCTTCAGGCC GTCAGCAGGTTACACACAGAAGAGGCTGACTGAGAACCTGAAGGTGCCATATTACGTAGGGGAGCATTTCTCCAGGGAGGTCACTGGACTGAATTTGAAGAACGTGGAGCGAACGGTGGAGGATGATTACATTTCCAGCCTGCGCAACAATTGCTGGAAGGAGAAACAACAAA AGGAAGGCATGCTTTACAGAGCTCGCTATTTTGGAGACACTGATCTGTACCAAAGAGCACAGAGGGCTCGAACACCAAGCTGCGCCAAGCTGTCCGAGATCACAGCTTCATTACATGCTTGA